Proteins from a genomic interval of Pseudomonas paeninsulae:
- a CDS encoding PilZ domain-containing protein, whose product MSMPPNLGPRNGILSLTIKDKSVLYAAYMPFIKNGGLFIPTNKSYKLGDEVFMLLNLMDEPEKIPVAGKVVWITPKGAQGNRAAGVGVQFNDGDNTARNKIETYLAGALKSDRPTHTM is encoded by the coding sequence TGAGCATGCCACCTAATTTGGGCCCGCGTAACGGAATCCTGTCGCTGACGATCAAAGACAAATCCGTGCTCTATGCCGCTTACATGCCCTTTATCAAGAATGGCGGGCTGTTTATCCCGACCAACAAGAGCTACAAGCTTGGCGATGAAGTATTCATGTTGCTCAACCTGATGGATGAGCCGGAAAAGATCCCCGTCGCCGGTAAGGTGGTGTGGATCACTCCTAAGGGCGCGCAGGGTAACCGTGCAGCGGGTGTCGGTGTGCAGTTCAATGACGGTGACAACACCGCACGGAACAAGATCGAGACCTACCTGGCGGGTGCGCTGAAGTCGGATCGGCCAACCCATACCATGTAA
- a CDS encoding TatD family hydrolase, translated as MLIDSHCHLDRLDLTAHDGSLDAALDAARARGVGHFLCIGVSADNAAAVKNLAERYADVDCSVGVHPLDLDPGAAPVLDWLLAELNHPRVVAIGETGLDYHYEPQAAELQQQAFRLHLQAAQVTGKPVIVHTREARADTLALLREAALPQAGVLHCFTEDWAMAKAALDLGFYISLSGIVTFRNAEALREVARQVPADRLLVETDSPYLAPVPHRGKPNLPEYVRDVAEYLALLRGVSFEQLADQTSANFKRLFPLARVA; from the coding sequence ATGCTTATCGATTCCCACTGTCACCTCGATCGTCTCGATCTGACCGCCCATGACGGCTCCCTCGATGCTGCGCTGGATGCGGCGCGGGCGCGCGGCGTTGGTCATTTTCTCTGCATCGGTGTCAGTGCCGACAATGCCGCGGCGGTCAAAAACCTGGCCGAGCGCTATGCCGATGTCGATTGCTCGGTCGGGGTTCATCCTCTGGATCTCGATCCGGGCGCCGCGCCAGTTCTGGACTGGCTGCTGGCCGAACTGAACCACCCTCGGGTGGTGGCCATCGGTGAAACCGGGCTGGATTACCATTACGAACCGCAAGCGGCAGAGTTGCAGCAGCAGGCCTTCCGCCTGCACCTGCAGGCCGCCCAGGTCACCGGTAAGCCGGTGATCGTGCATACCCGGGAAGCGCGTGCCGATACCCTGGCCTTGCTACGCGAGGCCGCCTTACCGCAGGCCGGGGTGTTGCACTGTTTCACCGAAGATTGGGCGATGGCCAAGGCCGCGCTGGATCTCGGTTTCTATATTTCCCTATCTGGTATCGTCACCTTCCGTAATGCCGAGGCGCTGCGCGAAGTCGCCCGTCAGGTGCCGGCAGATCGCTTGCTGGTGGAAACCGACTCGCCCTACCTGGCGCCAGTGCCGCACCGCGGCAAACCAAATTTGCCGGAATACGTAAGAGACGTGGCCGAGTATCTGGCGTTGTTGCGGGGCGTGAGTTTCGAGCAGTTGGCCGATCAGACCAGCGCCAACTTCAAGCGACTATTCCCATTGGCGCGGGTTGCCTGA
- a CDS encoding aminotransferase class V-fold PLP-dependent enzyme, translating to MYGIHDEFPQLPGLRYLNHAAVAPWPRRAVLAVRRFAEQNAQVGARDYADWLLVERRLRERLTRLLNAPCSDDIALVKSTSQALSFVAFGLDWHAGDQVVISNEEFPSNRVVWEALKPQGVEVIKVDLHSGDPETKLLNACGPRTRLLSISAVQYASGLRLDLQRIGHGCQQRGVLFCVDAIQQLGALPFDVQACQCAFAMADGHKWLLGPEGLGAFYCRSDLRAQLELHEYGWHMLEHHGDYLRQDWQPAHSARRFECGSPNMLGAMALEASLSLLEEVGMVEVGKAVQERVQWLLDGLATLPGATLHSPIDPTRRAGIVTFSLAGWDNQSLFQQLRSEQVICAQRGAGIRLSPHFYSEARVIEETLSLLQQLATG from the coding sequence ATGTACGGCATTCATGACGAGTTTCCGCAACTTCCCGGTCTCCGTTACCTGAACCACGCCGCAGTCGCGCCCTGGCCACGGCGTGCAGTGCTGGCGGTCAGGCGGTTTGCCGAACAGAACGCTCAGGTTGGCGCCCGCGACTACGCAGATTGGCTGCTGGTCGAACGCCGCCTGCGTGAACGCCTGACCCGCTTGCTCAATGCCCCCTGCAGTGACGATATCGCACTGGTCAAAAGTACCTCGCAGGCGCTGTCCTTCGTGGCGTTCGGCCTGGACTGGCATGCGGGCGACCAGGTGGTGATCAGCAACGAGGAGTTCCCCTCCAACCGGGTGGTCTGGGAGGCGCTCAAGCCGCAAGGAGTCGAAGTAATCAAGGTCGACCTGCATAGCGGCGACCCGGAAACCAAGCTGCTCAACGCCTGCGGCCCGCGCACCCGGCTGTTGTCGATCAGCGCTGTGCAATACGCCAGCGGCCTGCGCCTGGACCTGCAGCGCATCGGCCATGGCTGTCAGCAACGCGGCGTGTTGTTCTGCGTCGACGCGATCCAGCAGCTCGGCGCCCTGCCCTTCGATGTCCAGGCTTGCCAGTGCGCCTTCGCCATGGCCGATGGGCATAAATGGCTACTCGGCCCGGAAGGGTTGGGCGCGTTCTATTGTCGCAGCGACCTGCGCGCCCAGCTTGAATTGCATGAATACGGCTGGCATATGCTTGAACACCACGGTGACTACCTGCGCCAGGATTGGCAACCCGCGCACTCGGCCAGGCGCTTTGAATGTGGCAGCCCGAATATGCTCGGGGCCATGGCACTGGAAGCCAGCCTGTCGCTGCTTGAGGAAGTCGGCATGGTCGAGGTCGGCAAGGCCGTGCAGGAGCGCGTGCAGTGGCTGCTCGACGGCCTAGCCACTCTCCCCGGCGCCACGCTGCATAGCCCGATTGACCCGACTCGGCGCGCCGGTATTGTCACCTTCAGCCTCGCCGGCTGGGATAATCAGTCACTTTTCCAGCAACTCAGGTCCGAACAGGTGATTTGTGCACAACGTGGCGCCGGCATCCGCCTGTCCCCACATTTTTACAGCGAGGCACGGGTAATAGAGGAAACCTTGAGCCTGCTGCAGCAGTTGGCGACAGGATGA
- a CDS encoding TetR/AcrR family transcriptional regulator: MQNEPRKVREFRRREQEILDTALKLFLEQGEDSVTVEMIADAVGIGKGTIYKHFKSKAEIYLRLMLDYERDLNELLHSADIDRDKEALSRAYFEFRMRDPQRYRLFDRLEEKVVKSNQVPELVEQLHKIRASNFERLTQLIKDRIAEGKLEDVPPYFHYCAAWALVHGAVALYHSPFWSNVLEDQEGFFQFLMDIGVRMGNKRKRDPETPTS, translated from the coding sequence ATGCAGAATGAACCCCGTAAGGTCCGTGAGTTTCGCCGCCGCGAACAGGAAATTCTCGACACCGCGCTGAAACTGTTCCTTGAACAGGGTGAAGACAGCGTTACTGTCGAGATGATCGCTGACGCCGTCGGTATCGGCAAAGGCACCATCTACAAACACTTCAAGTCCAAGGCGGAGATCTACCTGCGCTTGATGCTCGACTACGAGCGCGACTTGAACGAGTTGCTGCATTCGGCCGACATCGACCGTGATAAGGAAGCACTGTCACGCGCCTACTTCGAGTTCCGCATGCGTGATCCGCAACGCTACCGCTTGTTCGACCGCCTGGAAGAGAAGGTGGTCAAGAGTAATCAGGTGCCGGAACTGGTTGAGCAGTTGCACAAGATCCGCGCCTCCAACTTTGAACGTCTGACTCAGCTGATCAAGGACCGTATCGCCGAAGGCAAGTTGGAAGACGTGCCGCCGTATTTCCATTATTGCGCGGCTTGGGCGTTAGTGCATGGCGCCGTGGCGCTCTACCACTCGCCGTTCTGGAGCAATGTGCTGGAAGATCAGGAGGGGTTCTTCCAGTTCCTCATGGATATCGGTGTGCGCATGGGCAACAAGCGCAAGCGTGACCCCGAGACTCCGACTAGTTGA
- a CDS encoding GTP 3',8-cyclase MoaA → MIVDRQGRRFRNLRVSLTSACNYACTYCVPDGKRLVAAQDEVSAEAMVRGVGYLIEAAGIERLRITGGEPLVSPKLEAFLRGVSPLGLADISLTSNGQLLSRKLPLLLENGIRRLNVSLDTLDPVAFRTIARGGDLPTVLAGLDEAHAAGMRIKLNMVPLRGQNLDQVLPLLEYCLERGFELRFIELMRMGHLARDGNSFLRQFVGMPELLTMIGERYDYTQADAPVDATALRYEVPGQGFFGVIANETVPFCRTCSRLRLSSTGWLHGCLSSSNRHYVGDLLDKPRHQALPALQGLLVKALGDKQEVAFSGGVTVMKIIGG, encoded by the coding sequence ATGATTGTTGACCGCCAAGGTAGACGCTTTCGCAATCTGCGAGTAAGCCTCACCTCCGCCTGTAATTACGCCTGTACCTACTGCGTACCCGACGGCAAGCGCCTGGTCGCGGCGCAGGACGAGGTGTCCGCCGAGGCCATGGTGCGCGGTGTCGGCTACTTGATCGAAGCCGCGGGTATCGAGCGTTTGCGTATTACCGGTGGCGAGCCCCTGGTCAGTCCGAAGCTGGAGGCGTTTCTGCGCGGCGTCAGCCCGCTGGGGTTGGCCGATATCAGTCTGACCAGCAACGGCCAACTGCTCTCGCGCAAGCTGCCGTTGCTGCTGGAAAACGGCATTCGCCGCCTCAACGTATCCCTGGACACCCTTGATCCCGTTGCTTTCCGGACCATTGCCCGCGGTGGTGATCTGCCCACTGTCTTGGCCGGGTTGGACGAAGCGCATGCCGCCGGCATGCGGATCAAACTCAACATGGTGCCGCTACGCGGGCAGAACCTCGATCAGGTTCTACCGTTGCTGGAGTATTGTCTGGAGCGCGGTTTCGAACTGCGCTTTATCGAGCTGATGCGCATGGGCCATCTGGCGCGCGACGGCAACAGTTTCCTGCGCCAGTTCGTCGGCATGCCCGAGCTGTTGACCATGATCGGCGAGCGCTACGACTATACCCAGGCCGATGCGCCGGTGGATGCCACTGCGTTGCGCTACGAGGTTCCCGGTCAGGGCTTTTTCGGTGTGATTGCCAACGAAACTGTGCCGTTCTGCCGGACATGTTCACGTTTGCGCCTGTCGTCGACCGGCTGGCTGCATGGCTGTCTGTCGTCGAGCAATCGTCACTATGTCGGTGATCTGCTCGATAAACCGCGTCACCAGGCTTTGCCGGCTTTGCAGGGGTTGCTGGTCAAGGCGCTGGGTGACAAGCAGGAGGTGGCCTTTTCCGGGGGCGTGACTGTCATGAAGATTATTGGAGGGTGA